The DNA segment CAGGCGCAGTAGTCTGGGGAGCGTGGTCGGTGTCAGTTTCGGACATATGGTCTGGACCTTCGGTTCCCGGACTCTGCGACGCTACCTTGTGACACGGTTTCATTGACGGATCAGTCACTTTTGCCCAGGCCCTGGAGGTGCGGGTTGATCTGGGAGATAGACTGGGCAGAAACGATCCTGAACGCAATATTATTGGACATAGCCTTGGGTCGCAGGACGCGGCGGTTTTTCGAATAATTTACGGATTAAGCGCCGCCACGTTCTGTATCCAAGGGCGACACTGCAACAGCCTCGGACAGTGTACAGGTTTGTCTCCAGCGCTGCACAGCCAAATTTTCCGTGCCATCGGGCGTTGTGGCGTTTTTGCCAAAAAGGTTGGATCAAGCAGCGGCCGGGTCACTGGGGTGCGTTTTCTCAACATGATTGGGCGTTTGGGGGCAATCGACGACAAGCCTTGCCAACATCCCAACGTTCTAGGCCAAACGGCGAAGTTGCCGAGTTACGTCTTGAACAAAAAGCTCAACCGCGCGGCGATGAAGCTGCGAATGCCGCGTTGCGAGATAAAAGGCCGACGTTCGGACCAAGGACTCGTTTCCAAATTCACGGAAGACACCCTTTTGAACCCATGTTTTGGCAAAATGGGTTGGCAGGGCTCCAAGGTAGTGACCCGTTTCGATCAACATCGCCATAGCCTCCATGTTGGCCACGACGGCTTTGGGCTCAGGCGATCCGAGTTCGGGGGGCACAGCCAGATCGTAGGCGCGTTGGCACTGTGGATAGGATGCCAGAATATCCAAGTTGATTTCTGGGTCGGGTCTGTCGAACAAAGGGTGTGACGCACTGCAATAGAGCCGGTGCTCTTCGGTGCATAGTTCAGTATAGCTCAATTCGGAAACCAGGTTGCGAAACGGCGCGATCGCGACGTGCAGATCACCGGATATCAACCCCTGTGTCAGGTCAGTTGGTGATGCAATCAGAACTTCGAGCCGTACGTCGTTTGGCCGGGACAGGAATTCCCGTATGGCCGTGACCAAACCAATTCCGGGCAAAGTGCTGGTCGCATCAATGATACCAATTCTCAGGTCTCCGGTTATGACATCGCGCAGTTCGAGAAGTTCTGCGTCAAAATCCCGGGCACTGCGCAGGATGTCCCGTGCTTTCTGATAGGCTATTTCACCCCGTTCGGTCAGGCGAAACCCCGCGCGCCCCCGTTCGCACACACGATACCCCAGCGCAGCTTCCAGATCGCGGATACGAATGCTGATCGCGGATTGGGTTACACCCAAAGCATATTGGGCGTCAGTGAACCCGCCACATTCCACCACACTCACAAAGGTTTCGAGCAACGTGTTTCTTAACAGTTTCAATGGCGTTCCCCATGGGCACCTGCACCCCATT comes from the Rhodobacteraceae bacterium M382 genome and includes:
- a CDS encoding LysR family transcriptional regulator, whose amino-acid sequence is MKLLRNTLLETFVSVVECGGFTDAQYALGVTQSAISIRIRDLEAALGYRVCERGRAGFRLTERGEIAYQKARDILRSARDFDAELLELRDVITGDLRIGIIDATSTLPGIGLVTAIREFLSRPNDVRLEVLIASPTDLTQGLISGDLHVAIAPFRNLVSELSYTELCTEEHRLYCSASHPLFDRPDPEINLDILASYPQCQRAYDLAVPPELGSPEPKAVVANMEAMAMLIETGHYLGALPTHFAKTWVQKGVFREFGNESLVRTSAFYLATRHSQLHRRAVELFVQDVTRQLRRLA